From the genome of Candidatus Cloacimonadota bacterium:
CGATGAAAAAGAAGGATCGATTAAATCTGTGAAAAAAGAAATTCTTGAGATCAATGAGAAAATAAATGATTTGGAAGTTGATTCTATCCGTACGGAAAAAGATAAACGAAAATTAAAGAATTTCTATAATTCGAGGAAAATCAAGCTGGATAAGATCAGGAATTATCAGAAAAATATTCGGATGTACCAGGTTGAGATCCATAAGAAATATGCGATCGCTTTTGCCTGCCTGATCTTTGTCTTGATCGGTGCTCCTATCGGAATGATGACCAGAACCAGTGGTGTTGGTATGGCTTTTTCCGTCAGCTCGATCGTTTTTCTGATCTATTACGGAACTCTTACGGGGGGAGAAGAACTGGCAGATAAGGGAGTTGTCTCACCATTTCTGGCGATGTGGATTTCGAACATTTTATTTGGAATAATCGGAATTTATTTAGTTATCATTTCAGTTAAAGAAATGAAGTTTATCGATATTGAAAGATTTAAGCTAAAAATAATGAAATTTTTGAAGATTAAATAAAATGTTCTTTGTGCTTCTTCGTGCCTTTGTGCCTTTTTCTCGTTCCCACGCTCCCGCGTGGGAATGAATATAGTTACGCTCTGCGTAAAAACAAGGAATAATTAAATGTCCAGAACCAGATACAAAATATTTGAAAACAATCAACCGTACTTCCTAACTTGTACAACAGTAAACTGGCTACCAATCTTCGGGAATCCTGAAGTTGTCATTTTAAATTCTCTCAAATTTTTACAGGAAAATAAAAGACTAACAATTTTCGTTTATGTAATAATGGAACATCATCTTCATCTTATTGCTTCTTCAGAGGATTTATCAAAGGAAATAGGCGATTTTAAATCTTTTACAGCAAGAGAAATTATTGATTATTTTAAAGAACGAAATAATCAATTTATGCTTAAACAACTGAATTTCTATAAACTCTCATACAAAAATGATAGAAATTTTCAACTCTGGCAGGAAGGAAGTCATCCGCAACTGATTCAAGGAATAGATATGATGAATCAGAAAATTGATTATATTCATAAGAATCCCATTATTCACGGATATGTGGATGAAGATATTCATTGGAGATATTCGAGTGTGAGGAATTATGCTGGGATGGAAGGATTGATTCCAGTTGAGACTGATTGGTCTTGACGCAATAATGATTACTTGTTCCCATGCTCCTGCGTGGGAACAAACAATAGATATATTGTGTTATGATTAGTTTTGAC
Proteins encoded in this window:
- a CDS encoding transposase → MSRTRYKIFENNQPYFLTCTTVNWLPIFGNPEVVILNSLKFLQENKRLTIFVYVIMEHHLHLIASSEDLSKEIGDFKSFTAREIIDYFKERNNQFMLKQLNFYKLSYKNDRNFQLWQEGSHPQLIQGIDMMNQKIDYIHKNPIIHGYVDEDIHWRYSSVRNYAGMEGLIPVETDWS